The Bartonella birtlesii IBS 325 genome has a window encoding:
- a CDS encoding fumarylacetoacetate hydrolase family protein — protein MVNNIYCVGRNYVEHAYELNNIVEDEPIIFSKPNSSLVLGNRIYLPDFSKEIHFETEIVLRISKDTFMVTEIEAEECYDAVTVGLDLTARDLQTKLKEKKLPWFLSKGFKGAAYVSDFINKEKINNPITFAIKLNGEMRQFGNTRDMIFSFGKIISFLSSYIQLKRNDIIYTGTPQGVGKLSKFDKIELYLEDKLVSKLEVK, from the coding sequence ATGGTTAATAATATTTACTGTGTTGGACGCAATTATGTGGAACACGCATATGAACTTAACAATATTGTCGAAGATGAACCCATTATATTTAGTAAGCCAAACAGTTCACTCGTGTTAGGAAATCGAATTTATCTACCTGATTTTTCTAAAGAAATACATTTCGAAACTGAAATTGTACTCAGAATCTCAAAGGATACTTTTATGGTCACTGAGATAGAAGCTGAAGAATGTTACGATGCAGTGACAGTGGGGCTTGATTTAACCGCTAGAGATTTACAAACAAAATTAAAAGAAAAAAAGCTTCCTTGGTTTTTGTCTAAAGGATTTAAAGGGGCTGCATACGTCTCTGATTTTATAAACAAGGAAAAAATAAATAATCCAATAACTTTTGCGATAAAATTAAATGGTGAAATGAGGCAATTTGGCAATACGAGAGATATGATTTTTAGCTTTGGGAAAATAATATCATTCTTAAGTAGCTACATTCAGCTAAAACGTAATGATATTATATATACAGGGACTCCACAGGGAGTAGGAAAACTTTCTAAGTTTGATAAAATAGAATTATATCTCGAAGATAAATTAGTTTCAAAGTTAGAAGTAAAATGA
- a CDS encoding type II toxin-antitoxin system YafQ family toxin has translation MVYTQSFRRDLKRKSTGKYANALEEDLLLVIKALAENQPLKAHWRDHALTDQWRNCRDCHIKPDLVLIYRKPDAKTLELLRLASHSELRL, from the coding sequence ATTGTCTATACTCAGTCGTTTCGGCGTGATCTCAAACGTAAAAGCACAGGTAAATATGCTAATGCACTAGAAGAGGATTTGCTGCTTGTGATCAAAGCGTTAGCGGAAAATCAACCGCTAAAGGCACATTGGAGAGATCATGCACTAACAGATCAGTGGCGCAATTGTCGTGATTGTCACATAAAGCCCGATTTAGTTTTGATCTATCGAAAGCCAGATGCCAAAACACTAGAGCTTTTACGACTTGCTTCCCATTCTGAACTGCGTTTATAA
- a CDS encoding NADP-dependent isocitrate dehydrogenase, translating into MAKIKVETPVVEIDGDEMTRIIWKYIKDKLIYPYLDIDLKYYDLSIENRDATNDQVTVDSANAIKKYGVGIKCATITPDEARVKEFNLKKMWKSPNGTIRNILGGVIFREPIICNNVPRLVPNWRKPIIIGRHAFGDQYKATDFKFPSKGKLSIRFVGDDNQIIEHDVFDAPSAGVAMAMYNLDESIRDFARASFNYGLQRNLPVYLSTKNTILKTYDGRFKDIFQEIFDAEFKAEFENRKLYYEHRLIDDMVASALKWSGGYVWACKNYDGDVQSDIVAQGFGSLGLMTSVLMTPNGKIVEAEAAHGTVTRHYRQYQRNEETSTNSIASIFAWTRGLAHRAKLDDNEKLKNFAITLEKVCIETVEEGFMTKDLALLIGPKQKWLSTTGFLEKIDENLKKAMSH; encoded by the coding sequence ATGGCAAAAATCAAAGTGGAAACCCCCGTTGTTGAAATCGATGGGGATGAAATGACTCGTATCATTTGGAAATATATTAAAGACAAATTAATTTACCCTTATCTCGACATTGATCTCAAATACTATGATCTTTCTATCGAAAATCGAGATGCAACGAATGACCAGGTAACTGTTGATTCTGCCAATGCCATCAAAAAATATGGGGTTGGTATAAAATGTGCGACTATAACACCTGATGAAGCGCGCGTTAAAGAGTTCAACTTAAAGAAAATGTGGAAATCTCCCAATGGTACGATTCGTAATATTTTAGGCGGAGTCATTTTTCGTGAACCTATTATCTGCAACAACGTTCCGCGTCTTGTTCCAAACTGGAGAAAACCAATTATCATCGGACGCCATGCTTTCGGCGATCAATATAAGGCAACCGATTTTAAATTTCCTAGCAAAGGAAAGTTAAGTATTAGATTTGTCGGTGATGATAATCAAATTATTGAACACGATGTTTTTGATGCCCCAAGTGCTGGGGTTGCCATGGCCATGTATAACCTTGATGAATCTATTCGTGACTTTGCTAGAGCATCTTTTAATTACGGACTACAGCGGAATTTACCAGTTTATCTTTCAACAAAAAACACTATCCTGAAGACTTATGATGGTCGTTTTAAAGATATCTTTCAAGAAATATTTGATGCAGAATTTAAAGCTGAATTTGAAAATCGTAAATTATATTATGAGCACCGTCTTATTGATGATATGGTTGCTTCTGCACTTAAGTGGTCAGGTGGCTATGTTTGGGCATGTAAAAACTATGATGGTGATGTTCAGTCTGACATCGTTGCTCAAGGTTTTGGTTCTCTTGGACTCATGACTTCTGTTCTCATGACACCAAACGGAAAAATTGTTGAAGCAGAAGCTGCGCACGGTACAGTAACACGCCATTATCGCCAGTATCAAAGGAATGAAGAAACATCAACAAATTCTATTGCTTCTATCTTTGCGTGGACACGTGGATTAGCACACCGCGCCAAACTTGATGATAATGAGAAATTAAAAAACTTTGCTATAACATTGGAAAAAGTTTGTATTGAAACCGTTGAAGAAGGTTTTATGACCAAAGATCTTGCTCTCTTGATTGGACCTAAACAAAAATGGCTTTCCACAACAGGTTTTCTTGAAAAAATTGATGAAAATCTCAAAAAAGCAATGAGTCATTAA
- a CDS encoding membrane protein has protein sequence MSRKKTEKHIELSDTEKEMLQEMIRTYQSVKMMSRFMKWIAFFIFLLILDFARLMDALDNIFAHLKQWFSKN, from the coding sequence ATATCCAGAAAAAAAACTGAAAAACACATAGAGCTTTCAGACACAGAAAAAGAAATGCTTCAGGAAATGATACGTACCTACCAAAGTGTGAAAATGATGTCTCGCTTTATGAAATGGATAGCGTTTTTTATCTTTTTGTTGATCCTTGATTTCGCACGCCTCATGGATGCGTTAGATAATATCTTCGCTCATTTAAAACAATGGTTCTCAAAGAACTGA